In Dioscorea cayenensis subsp. rotundata cultivar TDr96_F1 chromosome 9, TDr96_F1_v2_PseudoChromosome.rev07_lg8_w22 25.fasta, whole genome shotgun sequence, a genomic segment contains:
- the LOC120269053 gene encoding LOW QUALITY PROTEIN: myricetin 3-O-rhamnoside 1,2-glucosyltransferase UGT709G2-like (The sequence of the model RefSeq protein was modified relative to this genomic sequence to represent the inferred CDS: deleted 1 base in 1 codon), with translation MDKNTSSSSSSAAAHVLIIPFPAQGHVTPMLSLAKLISFSGVFTTFVNTESIHRRLSGSGRIDGRRLRFRAVPDLLTDDGGNERDFDFPSMFFNLQESMRRGSTETYKKLLTEEFIGEWPPVTCVIADGVLDFAIEVAGEVGIPTLVFRTSSPCCAWTYATIPSLINNGIIPFPEECDMDEIVKGVEGMEGIMRRRDLPSFMRMVKSTEDNHIKLMNGFNSNLVSGKVIIFNSFDALDPTLLPIMSSYWPPIFTIGPLHLLTKFWVKNSCSSSLRQEDRTCMTWLDNQPDKSVIYVSFGTVAVMSPEQYIEFWHGLVNSGHRFLWAVREDMVKGKQEMEVTKEMEEETKKRGCMVEWVPQEEVLAHRAVGCFLTHCGWNSTLEGMVAGVPMICWPYFSDQMINSRFVSDVWRIGLDMKDVCDRNIVERMVREVMEGESALELRSSAARMADLARKSIDENGTSRANFESLVSYIKSAELPRGS, from the exons ATGGATAAgaacacttcttcttcttcttcttcagctgcTGCTCACGTGCTCATCATTCCCTTTCCAGCGCAAGGTCACGTGACTCCGATGCTATCACTCGCCAAGCTTATCTCCTTCTCCGGCGTCTTCACCACCTTCGTCAACACCGAATCCATCCACCGCCGTCTCTCCGGATCCGGCCGCATCGACGGCCGGAGATTAAGGTTTCGTGCAGTCCCCGACCTCCTCACCGACGACGGCGGCAACGAACGTGATTTTGATTTTCCAAGTATGTTTTTTAACCTTCAAGAGTCGATGAGAAGAGGTTCAACAGAGACATACAAGAAGCTATTGACTGAGGAGTTCATCGGCGAGTGGCCGCCGGTGACCTGCGTGATCGCCGACGGCGTCCTTGATTTCGCCATTGAGGTCGCCGGCGAGGTCGGGATTCCGACGTTGGTTTTCCGGACAAGCAGTCCTTGTTGTGCCTGGACTTATGCCACAATCCCAAGCCTCATCAACAATGGAATCATTCCCTTTCCTG AGGAGTGTGATATGGATGAGATAGTAAAAGGAGTGGAGGGAATGGAAGGGATAATGAGAAGGAGAGATCTACCAAGCTTCATGAGAATGGTTAAGTCCACTGAAGACAATCACATCAAGCTTATGAATGGTTTTAACTCCAATCTGGTTAGTGGCAAGGTTATTATCTTCAACTCATTTGATGCTCTTGATCCCACACTACTTCCCATTATGAGCTCTTACTGGCCTCCTATTTTTACTATCGGTCCTCTTCATCTACTCACCAAATT cTGGGTGAAAAATTCTTGTTCAAGTAGCTTGCGGCAAGAGGACCGTACATGTATGACATGGCTTGATAATCAACCTGATAAATCTGTTATCTATGTTAGCTTTGGCACTGTCGCCGTGATGTCACCGGAGCAATATATCGAGTTTTGGCACGGTTTGGTTAACAGTGGCCACCGT TTTCTCTGGGCAGTGCGTGAAGATATGGTG AAGGGAAAACAAGAAATGGAAGTGACAAAAGAGATGGAAGAGGAGACCAAGAAACGAGGTTGCATGGTAGAGTGGGTGCCCCAAGAGGAGGTATTAGCACATCGAGCTGTTGGATGTTTCTTGACTCATTGCGGATGGAACTCAACATTGGAGGGGATGGTTGCTGGCGTGCCCATGATTTGTTGGCCATATTTTTCTGATCAGATGATCAACAGTAGGTTTGTTAGTGATGTTTGGAGAATTGGGTTGGACATGAAGGATGTGTGTGATAGGAATATTGTGGAGAGAATGGTGAGGGAGGTTATGGAAGGAGAGAGTGCTCTTGAATTGAGAAGCTCTGCTGCAAGAATGGCGGATTTGGCGAGAAAGAGCATCGACGAAAATGGGACTTCTCGTGCTAATTTTGAGAGCCTGGTTTCTTACATCAAGTCTGCAGAGCTGCCGCGCGGTTCATGA